From the genome of Phytohabitans rumicis, one region includes:
- a CDS encoding S1C family serine protease — MVRPETAPGDVAADPGTSGGRRRRLLVVTAMAAVLVLTAVVFFRWGSAESPTVAPSPSPSASATAAPTTAEVYAAMAPSVVVIEAMTRDNKVTATGTGVVANADGLILTALHVVRGAVAVRVTFADGTRSAATVSASDPKQDIAALIAATQPPVLVPAVLGSSERLAIGDGVVAIGNQLGMTSSATAGVVSGLDRVATSKEGGTLTGLIQFDAAVNPGSSGGPLVNARGETVGIVVALANPTSAGTFIGIGFAVPIGAAVAAGGNGRGPQQ, encoded by the coding sequence GTGGTCCGTCCAGAGACCGCGCCCGGCGACGTCGCGGCCGATCCGGGTACGTCCGGCGGTCGCCGCCGCCGGCTGCTGGTCGTGACGGCCATGGCGGCGGTCCTGGTGCTCACCGCGGTCGTGTTCTTCCGCTGGGGCTCCGCCGAGTCGCCGACAGTGGCGCCGAGCCCGTCGCCCTCGGCGTCCGCCACCGCCGCGCCGACCACGGCCGAGGTCTACGCCGCCATGGCACCCTCGGTGGTCGTCATCGAGGCGATGACCCGCGACAACAAGGTCACCGCCACCGGCACCGGCGTCGTCGCCAACGCGGACGGGCTCATCCTGACCGCGCTGCACGTCGTACGGGGCGCGGTCGCCGTCCGGGTCACCTTCGCCGACGGCACCCGGTCGGCGGCGACGGTCAGCGCGTCCGACCCGAAGCAGGACATCGCCGCGCTCATCGCCGCCACCCAACCGCCGGTGCTGGTCCCGGCCGTCCTGGGCAGCTCCGAGCGGCTGGCGATCGGCGACGGCGTGGTCGCCATCGGCAACCAGCTGGGCATGACCAGCAGCGCGACCGCGGGCGTGGTGTCCGGCCTCGACCGGGTCGCGACCAGCAAGGAGGGCGGCACGCTGACCGGCCTGATCCAGTTCGACGCGGCGGTCAATCCGGGCAGCTCCGGCGGCCCGCTGGTCAACGCCCGGGGCGAGACGGTCGGCATCGTCGTGGCGCTGGCCAACCCGACGTCCGCGGGCACCTTCATCGGCATCGGCTTCGCCGTACCCATCGGTGCCGCCGTCGCCGCCGGCGGCAACGGCCGCGGCCCGCAGCAGTAG
- a CDS encoding AAA family ATPase yields MDTPVEQVLYEVKKTIVGQDVLLERLLVALLSRGHILVEGVPGLAKTLAVKALAGAIGGQFHRVQFTPDLVPADILGTRVYHQRTGEFQVSLGPVFTNLLLADEINRAPAKVQSALLEVMQEQQVTIGRETHQVPRPFLVMATQNPIESEGTYPLPEAQVDRFMMKVVVGYPSATEEFVIVERAISPDPVTQAVINPERLIEMQAQVEQVYVDPALIEYSVRLANATRRPAEVGLADLGRYVSFGASPRASINLILAARALAFVRGRDYVVPHDATELVLDVFRHRLVLSYEALSDDVSADAVLTRVMAALPVPDAPMRKVAVG; encoded by the coding sequence ATGGACACACCGGTAGAGCAGGTCCTGTACGAGGTCAAGAAGACCATCGTGGGACAGGACGTGCTGCTCGAGCGCCTACTGGTCGCGCTCCTGTCCCGCGGGCACATCCTGGTCGAGGGCGTGCCGGGCCTGGCCAAGACGCTGGCCGTGAAGGCGCTGGCCGGCGCGATCGGCGGGCAGTTCCACCGGGTCCAGTTCACCCCTGACCTGGTGCCGGCCGACATCCTCGGCACCCGGGTCTACCACCAGCGGACCGGCGAGTTCCAGGTCTCGCTCGGGCCGGTGTTCACCAACCTGCTGCTGGCCGACGAGATCAACCGGGCGCCGGCGAAGGTGCAGAGCGCGCTGCTGGAGGTCATGCAGGAGCAGCAGGTCACGATCGGCCGGGAGACCCATCAGGTGCCGCGGCCGTTCCTGGTGATGGCCACGCAAAACCCGATCGAGTCCGAGGGCACCTATCCGCTGCCGGAGGCGCAGGTCGACCGCTTCATGATGAAGGTGGTCGTGGGCTACCCCAGTGCCACCGAGGAGTTCGTGATCGTCGAGCGGGCCATCTCGCCCGACCCGGTCACCCAGGCGGTCATCAACCCCGAGCGGCTCATCGAGATGCAGGCGCAGGTCGAGCAGGTGTACGTGGACCCGGCGCTGATCGAGTACTCGGTGCGCCTGGCCAACGCGACCCGGCGGCCGGCCGAAGTGGGCCTGGCCGACCTGGGGCGATATGTCAGCTTCGGCGCCAGTCCTCGTGCGTCGATCAACCTGATCCTGGCCGCCCGGGCCCTCGCCTTCGTGCGGGGCCGTGACTACGTCGTTCCGCACGACGCCACCGAGCTGGTCCTCGACGTCTTCCGGCACCGGCTGGTGCTGTCGTACGAGGCGCTCTCCGACGACGTCAGCGCGGACGCGGTGCTGACCCGGGTGATGGCCGCGCTGCCGGTGCCGGACGCGCCGATGCGCAAGGTCGCGGTCGGATGA
- a CDS encoding DUF58 domain-containing protein gives MTSPPDRLLRRLEWQVVRRLDGRLQGAYRTLFRGTGIDFADLRAYTPEDDVRHIDWNVTARLDEPYVRQYTEDRELTAWLVLDRSASMRFGSNEYGKDSVLTELAVCLARLFSRGGNRVGAVLYDNTAQQVIPARTGRTHVLHLTHQLTKPVTARRDGSPTDIAAMLRLAASTARRRSLVFVISDFIGDVDWEPALTRLSHRHEVVAMRVVDPMELDLPDLGLILIEDAETGEQLLADTSDPLFRQRLRAEVDARESAVTASMRRAGVTAHRIGTDQDLVTALIEMAHESKQRRR, from the coding sequence ATGACAAGTCCGCCGGATCGGCTGCTGCGGCGCCTGGAGTGGCAGGTCGTCCGTCGACTCGACGGGCGGCTGCAGGGTGCCTACCGCACGCTGTTCCGCGGCACCGGGATCGACTTCGCCGACCTGCGCGCCTACACACCGGAAGACGACGTCCGGCACATCGACTGGAACGTCACAGCCCGGCTCGACGAGCCGTACGTCCGGCAGTACACCGAAGACCGCGAGCTGACCGCGTGGCTGGTGCTCGACCGGTCGGCCTCCATGCGATTCGGTTCCAACGAGTACGGCAAGGACTCCGTGCTCACCGAGCTGGCCGTGTGCCTCGCGCGGCTGTTCAGCCGGGGCGGCAACCGGGTCGGCGCGGTCCTCTACGACAACACCGCCCAGCAGGTCATCCCGGCGCGTACCGGCCGCACCCACGTCCTGCACCTGACCCACCAGCTCACCAAGCCGGTGACCGCGCGCCGGGACGGGAGCCCCACCGACATCGCCGCCATGCTCCGGCTGGCCGCGTCCACCGCGCGGCGGCGTAGCCTGGTGTTCGTCATCTCCGACTTCATCGGTGACGTCGACTGGGAGCCGGCGCTGACCCGGCTGAGCCACCGGCACGAGGTGGTCGCGATGCGCGTCGTTGACCCGATGGAGCTCGACCTGCCCGACCTCGGCCTGATCCTGATCGAAGACGCCGAGACCGGGGAGCAGCTGCTGGCCGACACCAGCGATCCGCTCTTCCGGCAACGGCTGCGCGCCGAGGTGGACGCGCGGGAGTCCGCCGTGACCGCCTCGATGCGGCGGGCCGGCGTGACGGCGCACCGGATCGGCACCGACCAGGATCTGGTGACGGCGCTGATCGAAATGGCGCACGAGTCGAAGCAGAGGCGCCGATGA
- a CDS encoding VWA domain-containing protein, with translation MTFRYPLLVVVAAVVGVGLVAAYRWLQHRRESALAAAGLRAANAGRKGLRRHIPPLVFLTALVFLLIGVARPQATVAVPRSAGTVILAFDVSNSMAAKDLAPNRLAAAQAAAVSFVKEQPDTVDIGLVAFSQGALTTQLPTDDHEATIAAINRLTVSGGTSLGQAILASLSAIVGKTVGLPDPAAGQPPQDLGYWRSATIVLLSDGEDTGGPDAAAAAELTATAGVRIESVGVGTVEGTTVEVDGYQVATALNEELLTEVADLTAGSYHRAADAQALGSLHESLDLRITAQDELVELTAVAVGIALLLLTIGGLLMITWFGRIV, from the coding sequence ATGACTTTCCGGTACCCGTTGCTGGTGGTGGTCGCCGCCGTCGTCGGAGTGGGGCTCGTGGCGGCGTACCGGTGGCTGCAGCACCGGCGGGAGAGCGCGCTGGCCGCGGCGGGGCTGCGCGCCGCGAACGCCGGGCGGAAGGGTCTGCGCCGGCACATCCCGCCGCTGGTCTTCCTGACCGCGCTCGTGTTTCTGCTCATCGGCGTCGCCCGTCCACAAGCGACGGTCGCGGTGCCGCGCTCGGCCGGCACGGTGATCCTCGCCTTCGACGTGTCGAACAGCATGGCGGCCAAGGACCTCGCGCCCAACCGGCTCGCCGCCGCGCAGGCCGCGGCGGTCAGCTTCGTCAAGGAGCAGCCGGACACGGTCGACATCGGCCTGGTCGCGTTCAGCCAGGGCGCGCTGACCACCCAACTGCCCACCGACGACCACGAGGCCACGATCGCCGCGATCAACCGGCTGACCGTTTCCGGCGGCACGTCGCTGGGGCAGGCCATTCTCGCCTCGCTGTCGGCCATCGTCGGCAAGACGGTGGGCCTGCCCGACCCGGCCGCGGGGCAGCCGCCGCAAGACCTCGGGTACTGGCGGTCCGCCACGATCGTGCTCCTCTCCGACGGGGAGGACACCGGGGGCCCGGACGCCGCGGCCGCCGCCGAGCTCACCGCCACCGCCGGGGTACGCATCGAGAGCGTCGGCGTCGGCACGGTCGAGGGCACCACCGTCGAGGTCGACGGATACCAGGTGGCCACGGCGCTCAACGAGGAGTTGCTGACCGAGGTCGCCGATCTCACGGCCGGCTCGTACCACCGGGCCGCCGACGCGCAGGCCCTCGGCAGCCTGCACGAGTCGCTGGATCTGCGGATCACCGCGCAGGACGAGCTGGTCGAGCTCACCGCGGTGGCGGTCGGGATCGCGCTCCTGCTCCTCACGATCGGGGGCCTATTAATGATCACTTGGTTCGGGCGGATCGTCTGA
- a CDS encoding VWA domain-containing protein — MSLTWPWALAALLAFPLLLAYRWWTRRRRRREALRISSVTLIRAALPGRSLWRRRIPLWLFAAGLVVLGAGAARPQASVPVPSNATSILLAMDVSASMCSTDVPPNRLTAAQKAAREFVEAQDDGARIGLVTFSAIAGLLVEPTTDKDAVLEAIDGLRTSRGTAIGQAILTSVDAIAEINPDVPPTGVEVPAVEGAITDYQPDTIVVLTDGRNTQGVDPVTAAAEAAARQVRVYTIGFGTTEPAASVCTRDQISGDAAFRGDGQGPPGGFGRGGFARQIDEETLTEVAEMTGGEYYQAKDAEALSEVLLDLPSNITMQRENVEITIWFALAGAILILFAVGLSVLNRSS, encoded by the coding sequence ATGTCACTGACCTGGCCGTGGGCCCTCGCCGCGCTGTTGGCCTTTCCGTTGCTGCTGGCCTACCGGTGGTGGACGCGCCGGCGGCGCCGCCGGGAGGCGCTGCGGATATCGAGCGTCACGCTGATCCGGGCGGCGCTGCCCGGGCGGTCGCTGTGGCGGCGCCGGATCCCGCTCTGGCTGTTCGCCGCCGGCCTCGTGGTGCTCGGCGCCGGTGCCGCGCGCCCGCAGGCGTCCGTGCCGGTGCCCTCGAACGCCACGTCGATCCTGCTGGCGATGGACGTGTCCGCCTCGATGTGCTCCACCGACGTGCCGCCCAACCGGTTGACCGCCGCGCAGAAGGCGGCCCGCGAGTTCGTCGAGGCGCAGGACGATGGGGCCCGGATCGGCCTGGTCACGTTCTCCGCGATCGCCGGCCTGCTGGTCGAGCCCACCACCGACAAGGACGCGGTGCTGGAGGCGATCGACGGCCTGCGTACGTCCCGCGGCACCGCGATCGGTCAGGCGATCCTGACCTCGGTGGACGCCATCGCCGAGATCAATCCCGACGTGCCGCCCACCGGCGTCGAGGTGCCGGCCGTCGAAGGCGCGATCACCGATTACCAGCCCGACACGATCGTCGTGCTCACCGACGGGCGCAACACCCAAGGGGTCGACCCGGTGACGGCCGCCGCCGAGGCCGCGGCTCGCCAGGTGCGGGTCTACACCATCGGCTTCGGCACGACCGAGCCGGCCGCGTCGGTGTGCACCCGCGACCAGATCAGCGGCGACGCGGCGTTCCGCGGCGACGGGCAGGGGCCGCCCGGCGGCTTCGGCCGGGGCGGCTTCGCCCGGCAGATCGACGAGGAGACCCTCACCGAGGTCGCCGAGATGACCGGCGGCGAGTACTACCAGGCCAAGGACGCGGAGGCGCTCAGCGAGGTCCTGCTCGACCTGCCCAGCAACATCACGATGCAGCGGGAAAACGTAGAGATCACCATATGGTTCGCGCTCGCGGGCGCGATCCTGATCCTCTTCGCCGTCGGGCTGTCCGTC